GGGGCACGAGTCGGTTCAGGTCGTGATCTGGGGGACGGCGAAGGTTACCCGCGCGAACCTAAGCAAGCAATGGGCCAAGGAGGCGGAATGCTCGACTGGTCCGACCGCCCGCCAGCGGCGACGTTCGACCTGCACGGCCAGACGGTGCTCGAGGCCGCGACCAACGCACGGCACTTTCTTGCAAGCCAGGCGAAGGCGCGGCCCGGAGCGGTGGTGCGCCTCATCACGGGCCGCGGCCGTTCCGGCGGCGGAG
The sequence above is a segment of the Gemmatimonadales bacterium genome. Coding sequences within it:
- a CDS encoding Smr/MutS family protein, with the translated sequence MLDWSDRPPAATFDLHGQTVLEAATNARHFLASQAKARPGAVVRLITGRGRSGGGAPIRTRTRTLLAELKASGQVVRDYLLEDTDGSFLVLLR